The Chloroflexota bacterium genome includes the window GGATGAGCCGCTCCAGATGGAGGTCAAGGGGCGGGACCTGATTGCCGGCCTGCCCCGCACCATCCCGCTGTCCAGCGGCGAGGTGACCGAGGCCATCGAGCAGCCGCTGCAGCAGATCATCTCCGCCATTCGCGGCGTGCTGGAGCAGACCCCACCCGAGCTGGCGAGCGACATCATCGACAAGGGCATGGTGATGTCGGGTGGCGGGAGCCTGCTGCGCAGCCTCGACACGCTGCTGACCCAGGTGACCGGCATACCGTGTCACGTGGCGGAGAACGCGCTGAACTCGGTGGCCGTCGGTACCGGCCGCGCGTTGGAGCAGTTCGGGACCTACCGCAAGAGCCTGGTGAGCGTGTGACGGCGACCGTGGCGGCCCCGACCGCGGTCCGCGAGCGTACCGGGGAAGACCGTCGCGGGCTGGCGTTCGCGGATTTCCACTGCCATACCCGCCACAGCCGCGACTCCCGCCTGGGGGAGGACCGCTTCATCGAGCTCGCCCTGGAGCGGGGACTGACCCACGTGGCGGTCACCGATCACAACACGATCGAGGGCTCGGTCGTCGTTCGTGACCGAGCCGAACGGCTGGGCGTGACCGATCGACTGACGGTGATCCTCGGCCAGGAGGTGTCGAGCGCTGACGGGGAGATCATCGGGCTCTTCATCGAGTCCACGATCCCGCGCGGGCTGAGCGCCGAGGAGACCGCGGATGCCATCCATGCGCAGGGCGGCCTGGTATCGGTTCCCCATCCGTTCGATCCGTTCCGGCGGTCCCACATCCGCCCGGAGCCCCTTGAGCGTCTGGCGGCCAGTCGTCGGATCGATGCCGTGGAGGTCTTCAACAGCCGGGTCACCCTCCCGCGCCACAACCAGCAGGCCGCCGAATTTGCCGCGCGGCACGGGATCCCGGGCGTCGCGTGCTCGGACTCCCACACGGCCCTCGAGGTGGCCATGAGCTTCAACGCGCTGCCGGCCTTCGCCAGCGCCGCCGAGCTGTCGGCGGTTCTGCCCGATAACGAGTGGCATGGCAGCCGGACGACCAAGCTGGTCCACCTTGGCACCCGATGGGCGGTGGCATCCAAATGGGTGGGACGCCGGGCTCGACCGAACCGATGAGCAGCGAGCCACCCCACGGTCACTCGGTCTACGAGCCGAGCGAGTTTCTGGGCGCGCCGGCAGCGGAGGCCATCCCCGAGAGCGAGGTGTCGCTGGCCCAGCGGTTCCTGAACCTGCGCACCATCGGCTCGCTGGTCTTTGCCGTGCTCATCCTGTTCCTCTTCTTCCGGGTCGTGCTCAACATCGATTTCGCCGCCACGTGGAACCTGATCCGGGGCGCCGACCTGGTGCTCCTGCTCGGAGCGCTGGTTGTCTACTACCTGACCTTTCCGCTGCGCGGCGGGCGGTGGTGGTACATCCTGGGCAAGGTCGGGACCCGGATCCGGTACTGGGTCGCCACCGAGATCCTGTTCTTGTCGTGGTTTGTGAACTGCCTGGTCCCCGCCAAGCTGGGTGACCTGTATCGCGCCTTCCTGCTGAAGGGCAACTTCGGAGGATCGGCGTCGCGCACGGTGGGCACGATCTTCGTGGAGCGGATTGGCGACGTGGTCGTCATCTTCTCGCTGGCCCTGGCCGCCGGCTTCTGGAGCTTCCGCGGCCGCGAGCGTCCGGAGCTAGACCTCATCTTCGCGGCCGGGTTCCTGCTGGCGGCGGTCCTCATCCTGCTCCTGCTTGGTCTTCGGTTTGCGGGCCACCACGTCGACCGCTTCCTGCCGCGACGCGTGGAGGGGTTCTACACCCGCTTCCGTGAGGGGAGCACGGCGGCGCTCACGCCCCGGGCGTTGGCCGTGATCGGCACCCTGACCGTCCTCGTCTGGCTGGCCGAAGGGCTGCGGGTCTTCTTCGTGATCAAGGCACTCGATCTTCCCGACGCCCAGGTGGGGATCTCGGCCGCCGTGTTCGTGGCACTCGTGGCCGCGCTCCTGACCGCCATCCCGCTCACCCCGGCCGGCCTCGGGTTCGTCGAGGCCGGGATCGTTGGCGCGCTCACCCTGTACGGGGTCAGTGCGGAGTCCGCGGTGGCCATTGCGCTCACCGATCGGGCCATCTCGGTCCTGACCGTGATCGTCCTGGGCGGCCTGGACTACGTCCGCAGTCCGCTCGTACGGCGTGCTCATCGGGCCGGCCTGGGGAACCCGCCCAGCCAGGAGCCGCTGACCGGCACCTGAGCGAGGTACCTTTGTCCCATTGAGGCAATGGCTCCCGAAAGGGATGCTGCGGGTGCGCGCACGCACCACCCGCGCTGCGGGTGGCAGAGCGCCCTACGAGCCTCGTGCATGACGCTCCAAACCCCGCGATCCTTCAACAGCTGGCTACGCGGCCAGCTGAAGGAAAAGAAGATGAGCCAGCGCCAGCTGGCACTCCAGTCGGGAGTCGACCATTCGACCATCTCCCGACTGATCAAGGGCGACCGTATGCCCTCGCTGGGCACCGCGACCAAGCTGGCCCGCGGTCTGCGCGAGATTCACGACGAGGCCGAGGGACCCACCTATTTCGCCGGCCTGGCGGCCCGCCAGCTCCTGCCCACCAGCCGCGTGGAGTACGCGCTTCGCGGCGACGAGCTGCTCACCGAATCCGATGTCC containing:
- a CDS encoding lysylphosphatidylglycerol synthase transmembrane domain-containing protein produces the protein MSSEPPHGHSVYEPSEFLGAPAAEAIPESEVSLAQRFLNLRTIGSLVFAVLILFLFFRVVLNIDFAATWNLIRGADLVLLLGALVVYYLTFPLRGGRWWYILGKVGTRIRYWVATEILFLSWFVNCLVPAKLGDLYRAFLLKGNFGGSASRTVGTIFVERIGDVVVIFSLALAAGFWSFRGRERPELDLIFAAGFLLAAVLILLLLGLRFAGHHVDRFLPRRVEGFYTRFREGSTAALTPRALAVIGTLTVLVWLAEGLRVFFVIKALDLPDAQVGISAAVFVALVAALLTAIPLTPAGLGFVEAGIVGALTLYGVSAESAVAIALTDRAISVLTVIVLGGLDYVRSPLVRRAHRAGLGNPPSQEPLTGT
- a CDS encoding helix-turn-helix transcriptional regulator, whose amino-acid sequence is MTLQTPRSFNSWLRGQLKEKKMSQRQLALQSGVDHSTISRLIKGDRMPSLGTATKLARGLREIHDEAEGPTYFAGLAARQLLPTSRVEYALRGDELLTESDVRELMQAYIAARSRRLRPAMGGNGGSPSGPNGDGPPGPSAGRRS
- a CDS encoding PHP domain-containing protein, with translation MTATVAAPTAVRERTGEDRRGLAFADFHCHTRHSRDSRLGEDRFIELALERGLTHVAVTDHNTIEGSVVVRDRAERLGVTDRLTVILGQEVSSADGEIIGLFIESTIPRGLSAEETADAIHAQGGLVSVPHPFDPFRRSHIRPEPLERLAASRRIDAVEVFNSRVTLPRHNQQAAEFAARHGIPGVACSDSHTALEVAMSFNALPAFASAAELSAVLPDNEWHGSRTTKLVHLGTRWAVASKWVGRRARPNR